The segment taaataaaaaaaaaatgaaaaataataataaagacatTTTATTGTCACACTGGGCTGTCACCGATAGATGGAACTTCCTGCCACAAACGAAAGATCAATCTTTTGCTTCGTGGAAATATCTCGTAACTCACTTTAGTAAGCTTTTTAGGAAACAGGAAATTGTTAGTTCTCAAGTGAAACTGGAAGGAAAATGATCAATTGCCAGTGACTTGATACTCTTgacagttaaaaatttttttttttttcattattatttgttttgttacattttatttattttactctttttttttttattgctagtgatttatccaattttttttttttatgtttacttGAACTTTAAGAGTACCCTAGCAACTCAATTAGTATTTcactttttgtaaaaaaaatcatatttaaataaatatgaaaatattaaattttaaaaacaaaattgttgaaataaaaaaaaaaattattaaaaatttaaatttaatataattatgtggattaaaatttttttaaatcaaatatttatagtcTCAAATGTTGGCACTTTCTTTATTCAGTATTCACgaatatcataaaattttttgatgatcacTTTGTCGAAATGAGTGTTACTGTGAAATACTAAAATCTACTTTTTGTCTTTATATTTACAGCTCTACGTAtttactgttaaaaaaaaaaaatagctattgaaactaaaaaaaaataccatatatttaaattattaaataattaatcataaaagtAATATCAATgtgtcacttttttttttaaacttgatgaaCAACAAAAAACGAATTTTAATAGTAAAGAAAAATTGTGATTATGAATATGCATGGTTCACAGGGGTCCCTGAAGTTtccaacaaaattaaaaacgtgaaaaaatgataaaaaaaaaaaaaaaaaattaaaccaacTTACCATACTTGAAATTGAGTTCTCAAATTGTCTTTTCTTGTTGTGAATttatgagtatttaaaatgatactttaaattacaatttttatattttattttttttttttttttgaatatatgataaaagaagaagaagaaaaaaaatgaaattttatgaatatgtTTTAACTCTGAGTAGTTGTTAAAGTTTGTGTTGTAAGGTTAACCCTGAGAAATGATATTGCCAGAGGCATTAACATCTCAACGTCCCTTCTCCTTCCACCAACATTCTCTCTGTTGTTTGGCGAATAATTAGCAGGTTCTTCGAGTTCGTTGAAATGTTGATTGTTGGTATACCGGTTCAACATAACATATCACATGGTAGTCTCAACAAACTACATTAAATTGttcaaatcaataattagtcttactatgaaaaataataaaaataaatcaataattatattcatcagtagtacaagtaaatatttgatcagacatgaatattattttaaaaataaaatctaccCGTAAatgtcaatataaattttttattttactaaataTTAAGTCtcttattttgatgaataaaaaatttgtaattaatcaGTTGTTATGGTTAATAGTTAAtgagattttaattttattataaaattaaagtcattaaaaattgagttaattttttcttttgataaattgattttcacTGATTATGCTGACCTTTGTGGTTTTGTGATATTATATAAGTTTTTAGATCTATGAATATTTCAGTCATGCAGTTTGATTTTGGAAAACTCAGTTGATTATCAACTTGAGAATTGTTATTTACATAAGTTTGAAAGTTTGTGATATGTTTGTACAGTCATTTGTAAACAAGCACGACAATACAACTTCATTACAAaggaatataattttttttttaaaaaagtcaaataattatattcaattctttatatctaaaaaaataaaataagtaattaaaaattatttacaaactctattgataatttgttttaaattaatttaaatactcaaAAACTTCAAGTATAATtatcaaactgaaaaataattttatcgttatacttaaaaattaatttttcaacttaaattttagcatttttcttttttattatttttttaaaaaaaaaaattgaagtagTTACATCCAATTTTGTAAGACTTTGACCAGATTTTACTGcactttcattattatttttttttttttttcatcaactgaGATTCGATAAAACTCAATGAGCACTTGTTTTAAATTGCATTACTTCTAAGGTTCTTTCATCAAAAgcgaaaaaatagtaaaaaaaaaatttaaaattcaagatataagacgttaatatatttaatttatgaaaattattttttgtcattataaaaatttagctgGATCATAATTGAGTAAAAATTCAAGTGGAGATATTGGACACTTGTATTTCAaatcacaattattaattgtacgATAAGCATTATCATACTCGTCTAATCGATGCCCAAAGTTTTCATCATGgcttgaaaataaacaaaaaaagcaacaaataataattaataatttaaaaaacaaaaagtagatataaaaaattgaagggTTACCTCAAAAAAACTCGCAGTAAATCATCGATAAATGATACACCAGgttgatgtaaaaatattcTGGCTTCACAAATTGTTCTCAAGATACATTCTCTTCCAGGAACTCCAAATCTGCAAAAAAGAAagcattataaataaatattattttaattaaaatacaatactttataaacataaaaatgataaataatttaattacaatccATTAGTTGGAatctataattatatattgaccTGACATATGTCAGTAAGTTAATACAGTGTTGCACTTTCACAATCCATTATATTATTCGAACAAATAGCCATCGATATGTATCAATCTCAcaacaaattacaaattaaaaaaatatcaaattacaaaattaataaaaaattttcaatagttaataatatgaaaataaaattatatatgattttgaagtaaataaaaatataaattacttgtCAAGTGCCATTTCAAAATTAGCATAAAGATCTCTTCGTTGTCTTCTCAATCGATAAAATGTCTTTTtccatggtttttttttaatattatttattttacttatttttttattattattatcctcTGTTGGAATTGGCCATATCATGTCAAATTCCAAATCAAGATTCCAATTTGTTGGTTCTTTAACTTGAATTGCTTTTAATCCAGTTGTTGTAaccttatatttttaacaaaaataagactttatctttttgaataatatattaaatgttaagaaaatatatttaatatttaccacAAATGTACTACTTTTTGGAAATACAagatatcgtttttttctgtttaatattgttgtagaatttttattattatcataacaatatttttcacaagTTGCAAAATTTAACACCatcacatgaaaaataataataataaataaaatacctcgaGGCATTgtgatatgttttttttttttttaaatatgattgaaaataaataaataaataaaacgaggATTGATAAAACTGAAATGCCAGTGATTTGACAAAACTTCCACTATTCATTCTCAGTCATGAAACTTTTGTCACGAGTTgtatagtttaaataaaaaattaacaagacaAGGTGATAAAAGCCATGCAACAAACagttaaaaattatgtctccaaatttttttttttgtattaattttgtcGTCTCAAATATACagctaaaaaatatctaaaaaaatatcatagctttatatataaagttaaaaaattattatttaatttttcattacaaaaaaaaatttatatttattttcaaacaatatataaatatatttactttgctgatcttaaaaaaaatatacaaaaaataaatatatacactgagagaaattttaactaaaaattaaaatcatggtcgaatagaaattactatagtactttgtaatttttgttttaattctgggactggccgcgagagtcggaattctacaataaaattatgtaaaatgtgtaaaatgtcaaaaaattgttgggttacttcaagcctctatacatcgttatctattgcagatggacatggggttgagtgaagtttattattgaaaattcaattctaaacaatttataaagaattactttttttgattaatctcttagataatgagttatgaattaattaaaataaatacatacatgtgttgtgaaaacaataaaaattattatatggttaaataaaaaatactgcacaatttaataaatattcttatatatataataaaaattatcatgtagacatataaaagttagcatagacttaaatattttttactatatagctttgtaaaaattctgtttgtgagacgaaataacacaaagatggccgaccgattgaacaaatgattgaactgtcatgtaatttcaagcatttctacagccttatctgttgaagctaggtatacagcgaggtttattgttggttatttatttctaaacaatttatcaagaataacttttttctatttaacaattagttttcgagttttgagcgtgtaaacagaaaagaaaaaatgttgccgggaattgattgctattctccgtgaatctagcacaaactgcccaacttaacacaaaaaatgtccaacttttaaataaaatttgtaataaaatttagtaaattctaaaaccggtagtgggtaaattctcagtctgctagaatttacttgtgagtgtcgtgaatttagtcatttttttaaacagaaattacaataaaattgtgtaaattttatggcttagtagtgtatatagtcaatggccagattttttacataattttattgtaaaaattatgtatcaatatacgaataattcttataaatgacgggggaacgcagtttttactatttattttgtaatttttatttttacttttgtaattcttagttaatatttctctcagtgtatatatatatattgataaaaaatatttaccacatTGAACTATCTTGAAGCAGATTTGTTCCTAATGGTGTTTAACATGTACACAACACTACCACAAATgtaaatacaatatatggaTATATATTGTGTATGTTTGTATAACATAATATAGTGAAGtgtgtacatgtatatatagtgTGATATATAGTATCCATATAGTAATGTAGACACGGTTGTTGATGACTATGATGGTATATACTTGCTTCACGACGTCCAGGAAATTACACTGGTGCATGTGGTGCACATGTACAAGAAGAAAAGGAGACAAGGAAGGGATAACATTGACTTAATGCTGTATGACGTTATAAAGGTACGATGGTGTATTATGGCCTTGTATCAAAGCAATATTATACACCCTCATTTACAGCTTATATATACTCAAAACTAATTTACActtaaatgacaaataaataaactaaacatattaaatattttttttatttatcaatttttatttaaattatcaaaataataaatcatttttttaataaagaaaaaaagttgggtatttaaatttatgaatgttttttttaagtaagatTAAAATATAGTGAAATATAATGGGGTAAATAAAGTGATGATAAATACAATGAAATATGAGATAATAACAAATTggagataaaattattaataaattcaacggGCGTCATTCCCCCCGAGTTGCCGCAAGCATGTCTcgtaaatttcaaataataaaacttacgAGAGAAAAGATGTATCGATGTTAAATTATCGTCTTTTCCTTcatcatctaaaaatataagaaaaaaaaaaaaatgaaattctacacggagagaaaaaaatattaggttttactaaaaaaaaacgctGGATTTTACTATGTTTTATAGTACTGGTGGATGTTTTGGGAAATTTAGCAACATTTATCATGTAAACAGAGAGTTTTACTTatgtttgtattaattttaatcagaCGTAGTacaataagtaaaaaaaaagttggtaatTCGTTTGTAATTGTAGACTTTATTTtcgtttgtcaaatttttgtttgtttattcaaaaaaatttgtaaaatcttttgacaatttttatttgttaatttacaa is part of the Aphidius gifuensis isolate YNYX2018 linkage group LG1, ASM1490517v1, whole genome shotgun sequence genome and harbors:
- the LOC122861178 gene encoding uncharacterized protein LOC122861178 codes for the protein MVLNFATCEKYCYDNNKNSTTILNRKKRYLVFPKSSTFVVTTTGLKAIQVKEPTNWNLDLEFDMIWPIPTEDNNNKKISKINNIKKKPWKKTFYRLRRQRRDLYANFEMALDKFGVPGRECILRTICEARIFLHQPGVSFIDDLLRVFLSHDENFGHRLDEYDNAYRTINNCDLKYKCPISPLEFLLNYDPAKFL